The Cryptomeria japonica chromosome 6, Sugi_1.0, whole genome shotgun sequence genomic interval TTAAGATTAAAGTTTGACCATTGTTGATAACTTGATTGTAATTATGAATCTGattatgaaattttgaaaattctcATCCCAATgcctatttttattattttgattctcACAATCAAAATTTAGAAATTACTACTGGTTCAATGCAATCACTGCAGTGTGTTTTGAATTAAACTTCACCTATTCCTTAGGCTTATATAGTAATAATCTTGTACATCTTTTTTAAAACTAacttttcaagtactatatgtattatGTATTTCAGCACTGCTCCCCCACCGCTGTACCCCTATTGTTCCCAAACTTAGGCcctgttaggaattgcatgcagaaaatatcaattatatgcagataaatattaacaCAGGAATGAAAACACAGAAATAGTAACagcgaagagacaatatttaacgtggttcacccaatcttgggctacatccaccaaacaaagagtccaatattattatccagtaaatcaaaaccgattacaaccagcaatcccttgcaactcaataccgctgcAAAATGTTATAAAATTCTCTACAAAAAACCCCTAAACCTTAGCCTTTTATCAAGACTTGtgttggttacaaaattagggttacaacatgtcagccaatagaaaaataacacctaacgcctttataaaataataaaactctTTTTGGCCTCGCAGGGctctgcccctcgaccccaccctaTATCGCGATAGGGAGcgtgcaaggggcgctgccccttgaccccaccttgggggtgctgcccccaaacccccatcggaATATATGGGGGAAAACCgcaccgatagaagtagggaaaatttaacctccgagtctgattaggctccatataacaacaggCCCCAAGTACCCCTTGTCCACGAGACCAGTTCCCCTGTCTCCACATCAGGAAACTCAATGGAACATGGTAAAATATACAACCAATTTCTCATTATGCCTACTGAACCAATATAGATGTCCTACCTTGATGGATTTTTTTCCTTTCTCTAATTGTTGTTTTAGTTTCCAAACCTAAATTTTCTTGCAATTGATTGGTTGCTTGTATAAATATTATTGTTGAGATCCCTCCTAAGGTGCCCTGCTTTTGTAATAAATGTGACATCCCATTGGAAGGGATTCATACTCCAAATCTTGTAGGAAAAATCCATAACAAAAACTGATCCTCCTTAGAATCAAATCacacttctctccaaaatttgcACTCCTGTGGAATATTTCTGAACCTAAAACACTCCACTAGGATCTCTTCCACCATCAGTCCCTCATTCATCTCAGTTTGCATTGTTGTGTCCTTTTGGACACCGATGTGCCTACACTGGGATCCTCTACCAATTTGAGTCTCATTCCCTGACAGCAGATACTCACACCCTAGTCTTCACCTTACTATGTTTTCTAATGGTCCACTTGTTTCAATTTGCCTATTCAATGTCTCTTTCCTCATTGGGAAcactcttttggttctttggaatgtATCTTTGCATTCTTCTAAATTACCTCTAGCATCCTCATACTAAGTTTTCAGCTCCTTCCACTTGCAACAAGTATATTGCACATATTCCATGGCAGAATCGCATTGAAACTCTATTAAAGCCCTCTCCATCACCCTTCCTCCTCTATACACAAGTACTACACACACTTTCCTAATATGGCAGCCTTTTAGACAATGCCACAAGTACAACTATTGGAAGATATCACCCCTACATGCCTGCTCCCTATAGGATCACAGACCAGAGATTATTACATTTACTTTGGGCTGAAACATGCCCAATAGGGGCATGGACTAAAGCTAGCTCTTAACCCTAACAGCATTTTTTCCCTCCCCTTCAAAATCATAATTCTGCCAGCTTTTTATCATTACTGCAGGTACATCAGTCAGTTATGCAGCCACCAAAGAGGTGCACTAATTTTGGAGAGCAACTCTGGGAAACTCGAGCATCATAATCAAGGAGCACTACTGCCTGAGAGTCACTATTATGAGGCTTGAGACCTCCAGGGGTCACTAGTGCACCTGAAGGGTCACTCCCACACCTAAGAGGTCGTCTCCATATGATACAGTTCCAAAAACTCTGTGAACCTCCAGAACATCTATCAGCTGCTCCTCTAGTACCTTCCAGACTTCTGACACTACCGCATCAGCTCCAAACATCAATATCAGACACACTTTCTCTAACCCTATTCCATTTCCTTTTTAGTTCCATCATAATCATGAAACTCCTGTTTTATATTACTTAGCATAGATCTAAATTTATTTTCTTTACTGCTCTTTGAAAAGAGAATTAGATTATCTAAGTAGATTAACACACATTGTAGTTAGAAGAATGCATCTAAACATTAGATAGTGCCTTATTTTTATCCACATCTCCGATCTAGACTATGAAAAAAGTGGAGAATAGCAAAACTTCTATGCCGAGTGTGAGGATAAGAAGTCTGAACCAGAGATTACCTACCTCACCATCATCTGAATGAAACAACTAAAACAATTCACAATCATTCCCTCAAGACAGCTACTTTTATGACATATCTTGTCACTCCCACTCATTCATTGAAAACATTCACCTAATTCTACTTAACTCTTAAACATTTATACTGATAGAAAAATTTGACAATTTGTCAAATGAAATGGTTTAATTAAGATATTCTCTAGTGGCAATTCAAATGTCTTCTCTGTTTTACCTATCAATCGTTGCTTTGCGTGCATTTTCATATATTTCCCTTTAACAAGTCACCTTTTGATTATCTCATGCCATTCTTTTATGTTGCTTCTTCCTAGCCAAAAATAGAAGATGCTTAGCAATTAGCTACCCCAAGATTCATATTTCATGAGAGCCTGAAATCCTATGCATTCCAACCTTGAATAATTATCTTGACCTCTCATTATAACACAAAATGAATGCAGCATAATGATGAATCTTTCCAGCATGTTTTGAGCTATTGACTAGAAGATTACAAGCTTAAAAAAAAACTTGTTAAGCAAACCTCCTTGGCTATTAAATGCCTCATTTTAAAGTAAGCAAACCTCCTTTTAAAGTAATTACACTAGAGAAAACACTATATACAGAATTGCATTTTAAAAGGCACTCTTCTTATAATCAATCAAAATGCAACCAAGTGCACAGACCTCTACAGTGCAGAATATTAGCATATGAAACAACCATTAACAGAACAATTTCTAACAAGAATTCTAAAAGAACTTACTTAGGATGAAGCTGTATCCTCCCCTATCTTGCAGTGGACTgaccttcaaaattttccttaccTTCCCCTCTTCACTGCAAAAAGACATAAGAATGACTAAGATGACCAAAAATCATAATAATATGGGGAGAAAATAACTGAACCACAATTAGATCATAGTAACAAACACCGTCAAATAACATGGCCAGAATGCTAGTTCCTGCTACAAAAGGAACAAAACAACTCATAAAATAGCCCATGTATTTTGAGAAAAGCCCATGTAACTATACCATGGAGCAAGCAAGTGGGATTTGAGCCAAATTAATTAGCAAAATCTATCCATTTAAACAAGCCAGGTTTTATTCTCttttatttcagttcatgaaaCCATATTTAGGAAAGGAAATATCATTTTAACAACCAGGATTATGATTGACATATCGTATATaggaaaaaaaccataaaaaaatgcATTGACGACTATAAGATGATTGGAGCTACAGACAGCATAAGGGTAGGCGGACTCAAAACAAACATGAATGTATACCAAACTAAATATATTTCTTTCAAAGGCCGTAATTCCTCAATTTGTCCCTCCTCcatgttttttaatattttatggAAAACCAAATTCTCCATCGGCTTTATGCAATGAGATTTTGATAAATCACCTCCCATGAATCAATTCATTCTCAGTTTAACCCCCATCCATGTAAGTTCATAGTACTACTAATTGTAAATTAGAGCATAGAATATGATACCTTAAAATTACAGACAAGGAACTATTAATCAATAATCACAAAAATCCTCAAGTTTTACCTTGTCCCCATAGAAGGGTCATGGAAGAATTCGCATGATTCATTTGAATCTAAACTTAGCAGTGTTCCAAGTTCAACGACTGATAAGGCAAATACCTGCAGAAAGTAAAAATCCCAGTGAATCACTGACATAAAAAACCAGAATGAGAAGAAAAAATCTTCAAACCAATCATCCATTTTAAGAATTTGAGATAAATTAAACATGTCAGACCACATACTTAAATTTGTAATAATTGATAAAGAGAAACACCTTATAGCAGACATAAGGCTATTTCCTCAAATTCATGATGAAGTCCAACCAAAATCATTTAGACGACTTGTTTCATCTTTAGAGAAATTAAAAACAGAAAGGAATCAGGAGCATTCAGGCATGATAGAGAAAAATTGTCTATGGGCAGATAATGGATAAAATACCTGCTTTTTACTCCAATCATATTGACGAGTACCAATAGCAGGAACAAAGACAATAAATACAACACCTGCCTTTGAAAGCTTAATTCCTCCCGTCTTacacaaagaaaaggaaaagggcATGAATTAAACAATTACTAGAAATAATAAAAAGTAATAGAACAAAATAACAAACCAAGTATGCATTACAGCCTCCGAATTTCCAGAGCAAAATCACCTTTTCCAATAATTTAACTAAGTTATAATACTTACATCCAATGCACTGAATTCAGGTGCTTTGGGCTGCAAGATAAGACCCGCTTTACCCTTGAAGAATGCATGACTGACATAAACTTTTCCATCCTGGCCTGAGAAACAAGAGTAATAAAATGTAGACTTCAAATAATGATCTGAATTGCCCCATCTAACCATCCCTAAAACTCAAGTGTAAACCTTCCCATACAAATACTAATAGCTAGCTAAAGCAGGTACATTTACTcaagataaataattttatttttaaaataaaataagcatATGCAAATTTCCTCAAACCAAAAGGAAATGTAAACCTTATCATTAAGTTTATGCCCTTTCTCACAAAAGTGATCTaacatttcttcattttttagagaTGAAAATTCAAAAATAGCTCTAGTACTTATCATGCCAAACCGACATCTTTATTAtgtgaaaaaaaattaataaatggcATATGCACAAGCCCTAAAACATATAAAACCCCCCAAAGTTCCTCTGAGAGCAGAGAGGTCTATAAAATATACCACATACAAAAACTTGTCTTCCACTGAAAACAGGTAGACACAATAAGGTACAGGGATTTCAATAAAAATGTTGGATGAAGATAACAGTAACCACAACTTTGCACATAAAAATGATAAATGTTGTCATTAAGAGCAACATATCAAGATAGAGGCTGCCATTGAAGCTATAGCATATAATACCCCAAAGTCACAGGCATTCTTAGTATTGATCTTATGTAAGAGAACATCAAGCCTGCATTTGATTCTGAAGAGCACATTTTGTCCAAAACTCTGTTACGTTATTAAGATTACCATTAACCTTGCTTTGCACAAAAATTTTCCACCTTAATAAAGTATCATGTGAAGTAAAGAAGCTCTATCAAATCATGATTCTAGACAAGGTCATTTGCTTAAAAAATTGCTTTCTCCCGTTTGTGTACATTATGACAAATTTGGTGGTTGTGTGCGCTTTCTACTATGTATAAAGTAGAGGTCTTTGCTGCAATATCCCCTGTTAGTTTGTTCCCTCTTGAAAATAAATTGTGTGGGCCTGTATGCAATAACGTCAGGCATTTCTATTTCAAGATTCTTATTCATAGGTTTGTGTTCACCATTCTTGGGGAAGCTGTTTTGGATGAGTCACAGACAAAAGAGGCTCTTCGGGAGCTCTTTGAACACCATCTCAATCACAGATTCAAGAACCCCTCTGCCTTCGATTTCTACAGCAAGATTTTTCTGCCAGGATCTTGCCATATAATTGTTGCTGTTTGCTAGTAATATAATTGACCTTTTGAAGGCTAGGGTTACAGAGTTGAAAGCAGAATTAGGAGAGTGACAACATACAATGGATGATGCGGTGCACCTTTTACACCAGTTAGAGCTCCTGGATCGTAATAATTTTGCTGCTAGCAAGGATGAATGTTCTTCGGCATAGACAGACATCTTTACTCCTTGCCCAAAGAAGGTAGCAGCATGGTGGAAAGCTCAGACAAAATCTTCTTGTGCAGAGATGATATTATTCGTGGATGCTAAAGAACTCAAAAAAATGCCTGCTAATGACAAGCAACTGAAGGTGGATGGAATTAATGTATTATTACTAGCTTGAGTAATGTGGTAATATCCCTCTTGTTTTACAATGGTCCTATTTGCTTGGTTGAGGTTATTGGCGATGTATTGCAGCTCAATTTTATCCTTGCTGGTTAACTATGAGCCCTTTTGGCTGATACTGATAGTAATAATAACTGTAGGTTTCCTTTGCTTTCAACTGGATGGTAATGGCCTGTAGTCTTTTATTAAGGATTATATTCTTGCTTGTAATGGATGGTTTTCTTGTTTCTCAAAAGTTGAGGCCCAATAGGTAAAGGTAATCTGGTTTTCATTTCACTGACTCACCACCAAATGGGGCACTACTTTGGTGTGTGAGATCTCCCTCATGGAAGCCCACAAGGCAATTGTTTTCCTATTTAACTTATAATTTTGTCAATAAGGAATAACTCTAGGCCCCTCCAGCTTCCTATCTATGCCCTCTCCATCTTCCAGGCTTTCACCACTAGAATCCCCCATTAATCTAGCCAAAAAAATCACCTTGATCAAGATCCAATCAAGCACTGCAAAAGAGTTTTTCTAGCTAAAAGAACAAGTAAAATATCAAATGATAACTGCCATCAACAAACTGTCAAGAAAGGATGTCCATTATAATCTAGACATAAACCCACAGATTCATTGGCAGTATAAATTGAACAGATATGCTGTCAAAGAATCAGATCTATGTTCCACCAAGTTTATGGGATAgggataaaaatttaaaaatagggaaaattttaaaatataggcAATTTTAATTATTCTGTAATGTCCCCCCTACCGGAAGGCTACCTGTTTCCCAATAATTATTAAACATCATCATCTCTTAAATTAATTCATTGAGATTAGAAAACATCTAATTCCTCATAATACAATTAATACTAATTATTTTAAGGGTTTGCCCTCAATTCTTCCCTAACCCTGACAGAGGATGGTGGAATTATTATGCTAGGGTGCTTGGAAACTGTCTACaagtaggctccctcaaggtttcaggaACGCCTGTTCCTGCC includes:
- the LOC131067365 gene encoding single-stranded DNA-binding protein WHY1, chloroplastic isoform X3; this translates as MGMASFAISRATTFARLPPALCFNCSRVRGLVLKAPKSKVFVNATYNDSSFQPLDYGATNTARSSLVNQPGQDGKVYVSHAFFKGKAGLILQPKAPEFSALDTGGIKLSKAGVVFIVFVPAIGTRQYDWSKKQVFALSVVELGTLLSLDSNESCEFFHDPSMGTSEEGKVRKILKVSPLQDRGGYSFILSVSNRNLNVDDNLYVPITKVYLASSHGLACICELSKA